The sequence CATTAACCTGTAACGAAGCCGGTCGTAATAAACGATTGATTGATATTCCTGGCTGTTATCAGGTGCAATATTGTACACTTCCCTGTATGGATACTGTCCGTGTGCACGGAACAATGGACAAAAGGCCCCGTATTGATACCAGCGGGTGTTCAGTTCCCGCCATTCCTGTAAATTATCCCCCTGTGGATCAGGCTTGTCATATTTATCCTCTACATAGAAGCCCCCAATATCCGTAGTCCAATAGGGTAAACCAGACATACAAAAGTTCAGACCAGCCGGAATTTGTCTGGCCAGTTCATCGAAGCGGGCAGCGATGTCGCCACTCCATGTTGCAGCACTATAACGTTGTAATCCGGCAAACGCGGAGCGGGTAAGGATAAACACACGCTGATCAGGTTTCTGTGCTCTCTGACCTTCATAGATGCCTTTTGCATTCATGAGTGCGAAAGGATTAAAGTATTGTGTGGATGACCCTAAAGCAGTAGGGTTCATCAGTTGTTTGCGGTATTCGATAGTTGAGTTGGAATAGATATCCGGTTCGGTCGCATCCAGCCACCAGGCGTCTACACCTTTGCTGAATAAGTGTGTATTTATGATAGACCAGAATTCTTTTCTGGCATCCGGATTGAAAGCATCGTAGAAGGTAGATACATAGCCTTTGCCGATCCAGTCGCGGATGGTGTCTTTGATACTTTTGGTGTAGAGATAACCCTTGTCATTCATCAGTTTGTAGTTCGGGATATCCTTGTAGAACTTAGGCCATACTGAAATCATGAAGTGGGTATGATACAGGTCGTGGAGGGAGTCGATCATTCCCTTCGCATCCGGGAACCGGGCAGGATCGAAGTCCTGGCTTCCCCAGGCATTTTCTTCCCAGTAAGACCAGTCCATCACAATATTATCCAGCGGTATCTGTCGTTTTCTGAATTCCTGAACGGTGCTGATCACATCTCTTTGCGTCTTGTATCTTTCACGGCTTTGCCAGAAACCCATGGCCCATCTGGGCAGGATGGCGGCTTTGCCTGTAATGGTGCGGTAGCCATTGATGATCTCATCAGGATGTTCTCCGTATATAAAATAGTAATCGATCTTTTCACCGGCTTCGGAGGTAAAGGCCATTTTATCTTTCAGGCGTTCCGGGGTGGGAGAGAGGTGTTTCAGGGAAATAAAGGCCTGATCTGATTCAGGGATCCATTCTACCTTCAGGTCATGCTGTTCACCTGTCTGCATGGTCTTATTAAAGACGGAAGGACCAGGGTTCCAGCCCTCCCGCCATTTGTCTAGCATCAATACTCCATCGATCCAAATTCTGATGTAACCGGAAGCCGAAATGTAAAATTTCTGATCGCCCGCTTCTTTGGGGCTTACCTTTCCTTCCCAGGTTACGATGCCTTTTGCCATTGGGTAACCGGCAGGGATCGTTTTGAGGGAGGGGATAAAGGAATAGTCAATTTTTGACTCTCCCCGTTGCAGGAATACGCTGTCTTTTTGATAGCGTAGGCCATAAGTAGCCGTTAAAGCCCCTTTCTGGCCGTTTTTATCGGTCAGATCAAGTGTGGCCAGCTCTTCATATGGGCGGTCGTCTCCAAAGCGGGTAATGGAATAATTATCCCACAGAATACCATAATGGCGGCTGGACAAAACAAAGGGTACAGCTACCTGGCTATTATATTGCGTAAGGTCTACGTCCTGGTTTTTATAGTTCATAAGACCAGTCTGTGGCTGGCCCAGTCCATAAAAAGCTTCATCAGCCGGAGAATCAAAGAGTTGTTGAATTCGGAAAAGCTTTTTACCGTCTATTGTTACAGGCGTAAATGCTTTCCCTCCTTCGTTTATGATGGTGTTACCCTGGGCGTCTTTAAATTGCACTTCACCGGTGGTAATGTCTACGGTAGCTGTTAAGGCATTGGTTTTCAATGTAGCTACATTTCCTTCTTCTGTGGATGTCCATTTTATATCCTGGTTATTACCTACTACCGATATCAGGCTGGGGGTAGTAGAAATTTTGTCTTCAGGAGAGGCGGATACCCTGATAATTTTGTCATTGATCACTTGTAGTCTTACCTGTTTTACATCGCCTTCTGTTCTGATCAGTAAGCCATCTTTCAATTTTTCAACACGGTCAGTGTGACAAAATTGAAAGCAACAGGAAACAATCACAATCGGTAGGAATCGGATTTTCTTCATATCTGTGGAATTTGTCTTTACTCGTTGTTGGTCGATGTTCGAGTGCGGACAAATGTAGCCCACTGCTACCAGACAGAGGGTAGGCGAATGTTTTCAATTAGGGGTCAAAATGTTAACTAAAAAGAAAATTTAAGGGGCTGTTTTGATAACCTTGTATTGATTATCAATCAATTACTTTAAAATTGAATTGGAAGGTCACCACCAGGTCGTCCTTGGCGCGGATCATGCCGCCAAACTTCCGGGGGGGTACCAGGCCGAAGTCGGAGAAGTGGATATTTTTGGAACCGGTCATATGGATCATTTTCTGATCGTCGGTATTCGTGGTCAGGTAGAGGTGCATTTCTTTGGTCACCCCGGCCAGTTCGATCGCAACGTTCCCGCACAATTGTTCGGAGTTGCCATTGAGGGCAGGGTATTTCTGAAGGGATAAGAGGGCGATGCGAAGGGCTGGGTGTTGACGGGCTTT is a genomic window of Chitinophaga sp. LS1 containing:
- a CDS encoding TIM-barrel domain-containing protein, which codes for MKKIRFLPIVIVSCCFQFCHTDRVEKLKDGLLIRTEGDVKQVRLQVINDKIIRVSASPEDKISTTPSLISVVGNNQDIKWTSTEEGNVATLKTNALTATVDITTGEVQFKDAQGNTIINEGGKAFTPVTIDGKKLFRIQQLFDSPADEAFYGLGQPQTGLMNYKNQDVDLTQYNSQVAVPFVLSSRHYGILWDNYSITRFGDDRPYEELATLDLTDKNGQKGALTATYGLRYQKDSVFLQRGESKIDYSFIPSLKTIPAGYPMAKGIVTWEGKVSPKEAGDQKFYISASGYIRIWIDGVLMLDKWREGWNPGPSVFNKTMQTGEQHDLKVEWIPESDQAFISLKHLSPTPERLKDKMAFTSEAGEKIDYYFIYGEHPDEIINGYRTITGKAAILPRWAMGFWQSRERYKTQRDVISTVQEFRKRQIPLDNIVMDWSYWEENAWGSQDFDPARFPDAKGMIDSLHDLYHTHFMISVWPKFYKDIPNYKLMNDKGYLYTKSIKDTIRDWIGKGYVSTFYDAFNPDARKEFWSIINTHLFSKGVDAWWLDATEPDIYSNSTIEYRKQLMNPTALGSSTQYFNPFALMNAKGIYEGQRAQKPDQRVFILTRSAFAGLQRYSAATWSGDIAARFDELARQIPAGLNFCMSGLPYWTTDIGGFYVEDKYDKPDPQGDNLQEWRELNTRWYQYGAFCPLFRAHGQYPYREVYNIAPDNSQEYQSIVYYDRLRYRLMPYIYSLAGQTYHNGYTLMRGLIMDFDQDTSVRHIGDQFMFGPAFLVNPVYAYKARSRELYLPAGQGWYNLYDGKYTDGGQHITAAAPLNRIPLYVKAGSIVPFGPELQYTGQQPADTITLYVYGGSNGTFSLYEDEGLNYNYEKGMFSTIAFTYNDADNTLQIGKRAGEFPGMLQQRSFRIVKIDPTHPTAFDLAANKGQLVQYNGNEQMIHIKL